The DNA window TCGTTGCATTAAACTCTAAAAAACATGAGTATATATGTAAAGAGTTTCATACTATATTCAATCCCGAATTAAACAAGTTTTTTTAACTGGGATATTTAGCTTAATTTCTAACTCCACTCGAGTTATTCATGCTAAATATCGTATGCGGGGTTTGAAATTAGTGGAAATAAGCACCCCTCATATTATATGTGCATTGAAGACAAAGGTTAAAAGATGGAAAAGAAGCGTTTATCAATTTTCGTTCCAGCATCAATATTATCTGAAACGAAAGATTTAAGAATAAAAACATATAAAATTGGTCTGATTGGAAGATCTGCTGCAATATTTAGGGCTGATAGAATCGTCGTTTACAACGATAATTCTGATGAAAAAGAGGTAAAGTTTATTAGTGATGTTCTCACTTATATGAACACCCCTCAATACCTTAGAAAGAAGGTATTTCCTATAACAAGGGAGCTTAGGAACGTGGGTATTCTCCCACCACTTAGAACTCCTCATCACCCAACTGGAGAACTTCATGAGGGTGATTACAGACAGGGACTGACAATAAAACGGACAAAAAAAGGCACAGTTGTTGATATCGGTGCCGATAAGTTTGCGCTATGCAAAGAAAAACTCAGCGTGAACAAAGTACTGAGCTTTAAAGTTATAAAGCTTGGAAAGGAAATTATATTGGATCCAGATGTACCAGATTTCTACTGGGGTTACAAGGTTCTTGCAACCAACAAAGATCTGTACAACAGTATATTGATGATGAAACCTGGACCAGATCTGGTCATAGGCACGTCAAGATACGCACCATCCATCACTTCTGTTTTAGACGAAGTAAAAACTAAATTAAAGGGTTCCAAACACACGGCTATTCTGTTTGGTGGTCCTTATTCTGGCCTTGAAGAACTTATTTCTGACCAGAATGAAAAGGAAATTATAGATCTCGAAGTTAACACAGTCCCTGAACAGGGAACCAAAACTGTGAGAACTGAAGAAGCAGTTTTAGCGACTTTATCTGTATTTAACTTGCTTTTAAACACTGATTAAATCGATCAGCTTTATTTGTGTTTAAATTTGCTATAGATATAGCTAACTTAAATTTATCTGCGTTTGACTCTTCAGACGTAGTTATCGACTTTATCTGAGTTTAACTTGTTTAAACCAGATTTCATACTTTGAATTTGATAGGAAAATTGTACTTAAGGAGGTAAAATTATGACTAGACATCACCAACCAAGAAGTGGATCTATGGCCTTTAGTCCTAGGAAAAGAGCAGCCAAAGAAACACCAAAAGTAAGGTCATGGCCAGAAACCGAAGAATCTTGTCTCTTAGGTTTTCCAGGCTACAAAGTGGGAATGACCCACGTAACTATGCTAGACAACGTTAAAAACTCACCTACATCTGGAAT is part of the Methanobacterium lacus genome and encodes:
- a CDS encoding putative RNA uridine N3 methyltransferase, giving the protein MEKKRLSIFVPASILSETKDLRIKTYKIGLIGRSAAIFRADRIVVYNDNSDEKEVKFISDVLTYMNTPQYLRKKVFPITRELRNVGILPPLRTPHHPTGELHEGDYRQGLTIKRTKKGTVVDIGADKFALCKEKLSVNKVLSFKVIKLGKEIILDPDVPDFYWGYKVLATNKDLYNSILMMKPGPDLVIGTSRYAPSITSVLDEVKTKLKGSKHTAILFGGPYSGLEELISDQNEKEIIDLEVNTVPEQGTKTVRTEEAVLATLSVFNLLLNTD